A part of Corynebacterium mustelae genomic DNA contains:
- a CDS encoding DUF1877 family protein, translating into MIVPYYFELSDEQLASLQAAPDEDTATDIVFEWLEEEDDTEVEDYIEFDKAPHFAAEYFTEHDPSLIPAIYGVTTIVEDPPVLISTAQEAAEFAEKLAAVAPTIDDYDVLEVVTGLADFYSKAAAAGHAVCIVCN; encoded by the coding sequence ATGATTGTTCCGTATTATTTCGAGCTTAGCGACGAGCAATTGGCCAGTTTGCAGGCAGCACCCGATGAGGATACTGCTACCGATATTGTTTTCGAGTGGTTAGAAGAAGAGGACGATACCGAAGTCGAAGACTACATCGAGTTTGATAAAGCGCCGCATTTCGCGGCGGAGTATTTCACAGAACACGATCCCAGCTTGATCCCAGCGATCTACGGGGTGACCACTATTGTTGAGGACCCGCCGGTGCTCATTTCCACGGCCCAAGAGGCGGCGGAATTTGCTGAGAAATTGGCGGCGGTGGCACCAACCATTGATGACTATGACGTGTTGGAAGTGGTGACCGGTCTGGCTGACTTTTATTCGAAAGCGGCGGCTGCTGGGCATGCGGTGTGTATCGTGTGTAATTAA
- a CDS encoding IS1634 family transposase — MQIVRDVHRRTVVDYHVGSAHNEIELHALLKKARDLLYADQLELDLELPVAGDTEDSLTVESMTARVLLDVFACAWSTLGFDAIYPVDSVFARTVFARVVQPSSKSQVPMVLQRLGLPAVHRNTVSAAVKTAFDEDKYSAFSRACFDFSLARGTVAWVLYDVTTLYFEADREDDLRKVGYSKERRIDPQVVVGLLVDSRGLPLEISCFEGNKAEALTMIDVLNSFRRRHNVENIIVVADAGMISADNCNHLEALGFQFIIGARMSKAPYKMDMPINETGHAIDDGHIVESTKTMGPSTTHRTTRRMVCQYSHKRFANDKHTLAKQRQRAEEIVTGTRKQKRARFVTHTSGRCEFNTDDFEKASQLAGWKGYITNISAEDMSGEQIIATYHDLYEVERSFRMAKSDLQARPMYVRKEDSIRAHLNLVFVALAVARFLQDLTGFSRQKIINILEPLRDVTINTPHGPITIPTKITPEAQEILNKMSY, encoded by the coding sequence GTGCAGATCGTGCGGGATGTGCATCGCCGAACTGTGGTGGATTATCATGTCGGTTCTGCCCATAACGAGATTGAACTTCACGCTTTACTCAAAAAAGCGCGTGATCTGCTTTACGCTGATCAGCTTGAGTTAGATCTTGAGTTACCAGTGGCAGGTGATACCGAAGACTCGTTGACGGTGGAGTCGATGACTGCTCGCGTATTATTGGATGTTTTTGCTTGTGCGTGGTCGACGCTTGGTTTTGATGCGATCTATCCGGTGGATTCTGTTTTTGCCCGCACTGTTTTTGCACGTGTAGTCCAGCCTTCTTCGAAGTCACAAGTACCCATGGTGCTTCAACGGTTAGGGTTACCTGCTGTTCATCGCAACACGGTTTCAGCTGCAGTGAAAACAGCTTTTGATGAGGATAAGTACAGTGCGTTTTCCCGAGCATGTTTTGATTTCAGCCTGGCACGTGGCACAGTAGCGTGGGTGCTTTATGACGTTACGACGTTGTATTTTGAAGCAGATCGTGAAGACGATTTACGTAAAGTGGGGTACTCGAAAGAGCGTCGTATCGATCCACAGGTTGTTGTGGGACTGCTTGTTGATAGCCGTGGACTTCCCTTGGAAATTTCCTGCTTCGAGGGAAACAAAGCAGAAGCACTCACCATGATTGATGTACTGAATAGCTTTCGCAGGCGGCATAACGTGGAAAATATCATTGTTGTCGCCGATGCTGGCATGATTTCTGCGGACAACTGCAATCATCTAGAAGCGCTTGGGTTTCAATTCATTATCGGGGCAAGAATGTCCAAAGCTCCCTACAAGATGGATATGCCCATCAATGAGACAGGACACGCTATTGATGATGGGCATATCGTCGAATCAACGAAAACAATGGGCCCTAGCACAACTCACCGAACCACACGGCGAATGGTCTGTCAGTATTCACACAAGCGATTTGCCAACGACAAGCACACTCTTGCCAAGCAACGTCAACGTGCTGAAGAAATCGTCACAGGAACGCGGAAACAAAAACGGGCACGGTTTGTTACCCACACCAGCGGCCGTTGTGAGTTCAACACTGATGATTTTGAAAAAGCGTCACAACTAGCAGGCTGGAAAGGATACATCACCAACATCTCGGCCGAGGACATGTCAGGTGAACAAATCATTGCAACATATCATGACCTATACGAAGTGGAACGAAGTTTCCGAATGGCAAAAAGCGACCTTCAAGCCAGGCCAATGTACGTACGGAAAGAAGATTCCATCCGCGCCCACCTAAATCTCGTCTTTGTCGCCCTAGCCGTCGCACGTTTCCTACAAGATCTCACCGGATTCAGTCGACAAAAAATCATCAACATCCTCGAACCCTTACGAGACGTAACCATCAACACACCCCACGGCCCGATAACCATCCCCACAAAAATCACACCAGAAGCCCAAGAAATCCTCAACAAAATGTCGTACTAA